The DNA region ACACGATAACAAGCATTGATTACCAAATACGGTTACGACGTTTTTTTTACTATTTGTGGAATTTCTCTCATCGGAATTTACGTAGGAAGTTTTCTTTCGTCCGATATATTCCGTTGGACAATTTGGATTTTCTCTGCCGCGCTTTTTCTTTTCTCGCTTAACTTTTTCCGCGACCCGAATCGCACAACGCCAAACATTGAATGCGGTGTAATTTCTCCCGCTGACGGAAAAGTTGTTCTCATTCAAGAAGTTGAAGAAAAAGAATTTCTAAAAGGAAAAGCAAAACAGATTTCTATTTTTATGTCGCCATTGAATGTACACGTGAACAGATTTCCGATGGACGGCAAAGTTGCTTTCTTTCAACATATTCCTGGCAAATTTATGGTTGCGTTTGAAGATAAATCTTCGGAAGTGAACGAGCGAACCTTGATTGGTTTAGAAACGAATTACGGAAAAATTCTTTTTAAACAAATTGCAGGATTTGTTGCAAGAAGAATTGTTGCAAATTTGAATGTCGGCGACATTGCAAAATGCGGAGAACGATTCGGAATGATAAAATTCGGCTCGCGCGTTGATGTGCTGCTTCCGCTTCATTCTGAAATCAAAGTGAAACTTGGCGATATCACTGTTGCCGGTGAAACAGTGATTGCGATGATGCCGAAGAGATAGTTACGAGTTACGAGTTACAAGTTACGAGTTACGAGTTACGAGTTACGAGTTACAAGTCGCAAGTTTTTGAAAACTAAAATATAAAATTTCAAATCTAAAATATCAATGAGAATTACCCGCGCAGTTGTTCCAAGTTTATTTACAACGTTGAATATGTTTTGCGGATTTCTTTCGATGACATATTCCGTAAAAAATGATGTACTGAATGCAGTAATTTTTATTCTTTTGGGCGCAGTGTTCGATTCACTTGATGGCGTAATGGCGCGGCTCACAAAATCATCGAGCAAGTTCGGTGTTGAATTTGATTCGCTTTCAGATGTCGTTACGTTTGGTGTTGCGCCGTCGTTTCTCGTGTATCAATATCAATTCAACACGTGGGGAAGTATGGGAGTGTTAATCAGTTCGTTGCCGATGATTTGCGGAGGAATTCGTCTTGCGCGTTTCAATGTGCAACTTTCGGGATTTGATAAAGAATATTTTACCGGGCTTCCAATTCCTGCACAAGCGGCGGTTCTCTGTTCATTTCTTGCAACAGATTTTGAATCGTTATTTCCGATGCTCACTATTTCAAAATCCGAATTTCTTGCGCCTCTCGTTGTGGTTGTTTCTCTTGCAATGATTTCAACAGTTCGCTACGATACGCTTCCGAAATTTACAACGCGCGATATTCAACTTCATCCCGCAAAATTTACGATTGTTACCTTCGCGGCATTCATCATAATTTTTACAAAAGGCGCGGCGTTGTTTCCCGTGTTTGTATTGTATTTGCTTTCTGGAATCATTCGTTGGTTCGTCGCGTTGTTCAAACACTTGCGAACATCGGCTTTGGATGAAGAGGAAGACGATGAAGATGCGGAAATCTCGCGTGTGGATATTTAGCGTGGAGTGAGAAGCAATGAGCAGTGAGAAAAAACTACAAATGTTGAATTGCAAATTCCTTTGGCAAAAAATAGAGTTTATAGTATTGACAGAAAATAATTTTAAGAAATAATTAGAAAGATAATCTTATGGGCAACATCGGCACAACAGAAATCATATTGATATTACTCATCGTTCTCATTTTCTTCGGCGCAAAAAAAATTCCAGAACTTGCGCAGGGATTGGGAAAAGGCGTACGCGAATTTCGTAAAGCCGCGCGCGATATTCAAGACGAAATCGAAAAAGAAAGCACAGAGAAAAAGTAATTTCTCTCGCAAAGCCGCAATGACGCAAAAAAAATATTTTGTGTTTTCGTGTCTTTGTGGCAAATGAATTCAATGATAACATTCGATTCAATCAAAGAAGAACTTTCTTCTCGCAAAACTTCCGTCGAAAAACTCACGAAACAATTTCTTCAAACAATAAACGAGAAGCGAAAACTCAATGCGTTTCTCAATGTGTTTGATGGAAAAGCAACGAGCAACGCGCAAGAAGTTGATAAAAAAATTGCGAATGGAAATTCCGGTTCGCTTGCGGGAATGATTATGGCAGCGAAAGATAATATCTGTTTCAAAGATGAAGTTAC from Ignavibacteria bacterium includes:
- a CDS encoding phosphatidylserine decarboxylase family protein, translating into MITKYGYDVFFTICGISLIGIYVGSFLSSDIFRWTIWIFSAALFLFSLNFFRDPNRTTPNIECGVISPADGKVVLIQEVEEKEFLKGKAKQISIFMSPLNVHVNRFPMDGKVAFFQHIPGKFMVAFEDKSSEVNERTLIGLETNYGKILFKQIAGFVARRIVANLNVGDIAKCGERFGMIKFGSRVDVLLPLHSEIKVKLGDITVAGETVIAMMPKR
- the pssA gene encoding CDP-diacylglycerol--serine O-phosphatidyltransferase produces the protein MRITRAVVPSLFTTLNMFCGFLSMTYSVKNDVLNAVIFILLGAVFDSLDGVMARLTKSSSKFGVEFDSLSDVVTFGVAPSFLVYQYQFNTWGSMGVLISSLPMICGGIRLARFNVQLSGFDKEYFTGLPIPAQAAVLCSFLATDFESLFPMLTISKSEFLAPLVVVVSLAMISTVRYDTLPKFTTRDIQLHPAKFTIVTFAAFIIIFTKGAALFPVFVLYLLSGIIRWFVALFKHLRTSALDEEEDDEDAEISRVDI
- the tatA gene encoding twin-arginine translocase TatA/TatE family subunit codes for the protein MGNIGTTEIILILLIVLIFFGAKKIPELAQGLGKGVREFRKAARDIQDEIEKESTEKK